The proteins below come from a single Mucilaginibacter mali genomic window:
- a CDS encoding sensor histidine kinase, translated as MKETVFREKNRSYLKSNIRHAVIGVVVGLVIVVFKSAFIGQFLNIQAILINCMFAVVITLSIANSLFIFEMLLLKEKVPSWQLILVYYSCNAVGMLIGIEISYGLVSLIFQEPFRFLQHYQEYRFSGVIVLVVGTLIYFYYAQKGRMETRLKEKEMDMAKMMHLKTQAELQTLQSKINPHFLYNSLNSIASLIHEDADKAEDMTLKLSRLFRYSINSQQENMASVADEIEIVNTYLDIEKVRFGDRINFIIQIAPEVKGIYIPRFLIQPLVENALKHGLNNRANDGILQVAIALEDGEIAITISDNGQPFPDDINMGYGLQSTYDKLALLYGDAYRIQISNHPQKNIKINIPAAR; from the coding sequence ATGAAGGAAACCGTATTCAGGGAGAAGAACCGCAGTTATTTAAAAAGCAATATTCGCCACGCTGTTATAGGGGTAGTGGTGGGCCTGGTGATTGTTGTTTTTAAATCGGCTTTTATAGGGCAGTTCCTAAATATCCAGGCGATACTTATTAACTGCATGTTTGCTGTGGTAATTACCCTCAGCATTGCTAACAGCCTTTTTATATTCGAGATGCTGCTGCTGAAAGAAAAAGTGCCATCGTGGCAGCTGATACTGGTTTACTATAGCTGCAATGCGGTTGGTATGTTAATAGGGATAGAGATATCGTACGGATTGGTATCTCTCATCTTTCAGGAACCCTTCCGTTTTTTACAACATTACCAGGAGTACCGCTTTAGCGGGGTGATTGTTTTGGTGGTGGGTACGCTTATTTATTTTTATTATGCCCAAAAAGGCCGGATGGAAACCCGCCTGAAAGAAAAGGAGATGGACATGGCCAAAATGATGCACCTGAAAACCCAGGCCGAACTGCAAACGCTGCAATCAAAAATTAACCCGCACTTTTTATACAATTCACTAAACTCCATTGCCAGCCTGATACACGAGGATGCCGATAAGGCCGAGGACATGACGCTGAAGCTATCCAGGCTTTTTCGTTACAGCATCAATTCGCAACAGGAAAATATGGCCAGCGTTGCCGATGAAATAGAGATCGTAAACACCTATCTTGATATTGAAAAGGTACGCTTTGGCGACCGCATCAACTTCATCATCCAAATAGCGCCCGAAGTAAAAGGCATATATATCCCCCGCTTTTTGATACAACCGCTGGTGGAGAACGCGCTAAAGCACGGCCTGAATAACCGCGCTAACGATGGCATACTGCAAGTCGCGATCGCGCTTGAGGATGGCGAGATCGCTATTACCATCAGCGATAACGGACAGCCATTCCCCGATGATATTAACATGGGCTATGGCCTGCAAAGTACCTACGATAAACTGGCGCTGTTGTATGGCGATGCCTATCGGATCCAGATCAGCAACCATCCGCAAAAAAATATAAAAATAAACATACCGGCAGCACGATGA
- a CDS encoding PAS domain-containing protein — translation MEYTQQELMNFFNATDDVFFSADRITFRLTKISNACKALFGYEPDELLGDLELWFNLAHPEDRHLAVHSHEQLLRGEQIKSRYRIIRKDGAIRWVEKKVIPVLNDNGEVIQVDGMVRDITESKIAEEKLRENEARYRRIVETSQEGIWTIDEHNKTNFVNKKICELLGYTPEEMLGRSLFDFFDDEERISAATRMDNRRMGVKENIDIRYKTKSGENLWTNISANPIFDDTGRYKGSLAMITDISKRKKDEEALKISEANLRTLFNNTDSSYVLFNSDLKIVSFNNLAQQYSIAQNNKKLEVNRSVKDYFTEKRWPFIQEILDKVKNEGSAEYELSFISNGAAKWHHVRWLTVKNDDQENWGFILANKDITEAKTAALERERITTDLIQHNKDLEQFTYIISHNLRSPVANILGLAELLNARTTSAAEKDMVFEMVASAVRNLDTIIRDLNHILQVREPMNEKKEMVLFKDVVESIETTILNSAIKENVLIDCDFAEIESMYTIRSYLYSIFYNLLSNSIKFRKPGIPARISIKSHRYLLNDRLELRFKDNGKGIDLAKNTANLFGLYKRFDTSTEGKGMGLFMVKTQVEALGGTIHIESQPDEGTEFIVQFGLQAPIH, via the coding sequence ATGGAATACACGCAGCAGGAGTTAATGAATTTTTTTAACGCGACGGATGATGTGTTCTTTTCGGCTGACCGCATAACTTTTCGCTTAACAAAGATCTCTAACGCCTGTAAAGCCCTGTTTGGTTACGAGCCAGACGAGCTGCTGGGCGACCTTGAACTATGGTTTAACCTGGCCCATCCCGAAGACAGGCACCTGGCTGTACACAGCCACGAACAACTTTTGCGTGGCGAACAGATAAAAAGCCGCTACCGCATTATCCGTAAAGATGGCGCCATCCGCTGGGTAGAGAAAAAGGTGATCCCTGTTTTAAATGATAATGGTGAGGTGATACAGGTTGACGGCATGGTGCGCGATATTACCGAGAGTAAAATAGCCGAGGAGAAACTGCGGGAGAACGAAGCCCGTTACCGTCGTATTGTTGAAACATCGCAGGAGGGGATATGGACCATAGACGAGCATAACAAAACAAACTTTGTAAATAAAAAGATCTGCGAATTACTGGGTTACACTCCCGAAGAAATGCTGGGGCGCAGCCTGTTTGATTTTTTTGATGACGAGGAAAGAATATCGGCCGCAACCCGTATGGACAACCGGCGAATGGGCGTAAAAGAGAATATCGATATCCGTTATAAAACCAAAAGCGGCGAAAACCTGTGGACCAACATATCGGCCAACCCTATATTTGATGACACGGGGAGATACAAGGGATCGTTAGCCATGATCACCGATATCAGCAAGCGCAAAAAGGATGAGGAGGCGTTGAAAATATCGGAAGCCAATTTGCGTACGCTTTTTAACAATACCGATTCATCGTACGTATTGTTCAATTCCGATTTGAAGATCGTTTCGTTCAATAACCTGGCACAGCAGTATTCCATCGCCCAAAACAATAAAAAACTTGAGGTAAACCGGTCGGTTAAGGATTACTTTACCGAAAAGCGCTGGCCTTTTATACAGGAAATACTGGATAAGGTAAAAAACGAAGGCAGCGCCGAGTACGAACTAAGCTTTATTAGTAACGGCGCGGCTAAATGGCACCATGTGCGCTGGCTGACGGTAAAGAACGATGACCAGGAAAACTGGGGCTTTATATTAGCTAATAAAGATATCACCGAAGCCAAAACAGCCGCCCTTGAGCGCGAACGCATCACTACCGACCTGATACAGCATAATAAGGACCTGGAGCAGTTTACCTATATCATATCGCACAACCTGCGCTCGCCGGTGGCAAATATTTTGGGCCTGGCCGAGTTGCTGAATGCCCGCACCACATCGGCGGCCGAAAAGGATATGGTGTTTGAAATGGTGGCATCAGCCGTGAGGAACCTGGATACCATCATCCGCGATCTGAACCATATTTTGCAGGTGCGCGAACCAATGAACGAGAAAAAAGAAATGGTGCTGTTTAAAGATGTGGTGGAGAGTATAGAGACCACCATCCTGAACTCCGCTATAAAAGAGAACGTGCTGATAGATTGCGATTTTGCTGAAATAGAGAGCATGTATACCATCCGCAGCTACCTGTATAGCATTTTTTATAACCTGTTATCCAACAGTATCAAATTCCGAAAGCCGGGCATCCCCGCGCGTATCAGCATTAAAAGCCATCGCTATTTATTGAATGACAGGTTAGAACTGCGTTTTAAAGATAACGGCAAGGGGATAGACCTGGCTAAAAACACCGCCAACCTGTTTGGCCTTTACAAACGCTTTGATACCAGCACCGAAGGCAAAGGCATGGGCCTTTTTATGGTGAAAACGCAGGTAGAGGCATTGGGTGGCACCATCCACATTGAAAGCCAACCCGACGAAGGTACCGAGTTTATTGTGCAGTTTGGGTTACAGGCGCCAATACACTAA
- a CDS encoding DUF4198 domain-containing protein, whose product MKYRNLLPLAILLLAVLRVNAQDSYLSTRTYFLHKGEKLDVYLMYGDQFKDIDEYKYDAAKVKKFMLYDGGKKINLMTAAKDSASPVMSSVMNNPGISVVEMTYDIPVTAIDREVYGQYLNNEGLTKLAETVNNSNQSRFREKKTSYVKLAVMIDKPGSGEFDKQLGQDFEIVFKQNPYKLNYGDDFTGTLYYKGKPLKGAPVDIFLKVPSGNIYPDRVTTNDKGEFSTTVTREGVYLFRSVRTEASKGTDTDFETIQTAFTFLFNSSNTRTMDFKSFGLSDRH is encoded by the coding sequence ATGAAATATAGGAACCTGCTACCCCTTGCCATTTTATTGTTAGCCGTTTTACGGGTTAACGCCCAGGATAGTTACTTATCTACCCGTACTTATTTTTTGCACAAAGGCGAAAAACTGGACGTATATCTTATGTATGGCGACCAGTTTAAAGATATTGACGAGTACAAGTACGACGCGGCCAAAGTGAAGAAATTTATGCTGTACGATGGCGGCAAAAAGATAAATCTGATGACTGCGGCGAAAGACAGCGCATCGCCGGTGATGAGTAGTGTGATGAACAACCCGGGGATCTCTGTAGTGGAAATGACCTACGATATCCCGGTTACCGCTATCGACCGCGAGGTTTACGGCCAATACCTTAATAACGAGGGCCTCACCAAACTGGCTGAGACGGTAAATAACAGTAACCAATCGCGCTTTCGCGAAAAAAAGACATCGTATGTAAAGCTGGCAGTGATGATAGATAAGCCAGGCAGCGGCGAATTTGATAAACAGCTGGGACAGGATTTTGAAATTGTATTTAAGCAAAACCCCTACAAGCTTAACTACGGCGATGATTTTACCGGTACACTTTATTACAAAGGCAAACCGTTGAAAGGCGCGCCGGTAGATATATTTTTAAAGGTGCCATCGGGCAATATCTACCCGGATAGGGTTACCACTAACGATAAGGGCGAATTCTCGACCACTGTTACCCGCGAGGGCGTTTACCTGTTCCGCAGCGTGCGTACCGAAGCATCTAAAGGTACCGATACCGATTTCGAGACCATCCAAACGGCGTTCACCTTCCTGTTTAACAGCAGCAACACCCGCACCATGGATTTTAAAAGCTTTGGGTTAAGCGACAGGCATTAA
- a CDS encoding DUF4397 domain-containing protein codes for MKKIQQIFGKAGMIGMICLLTAALFSSCLKHNNSDDVVTPAGLITVINTSPDAPAQDFYLNNNKVNLNPIAYGHGLDYSGAYTGKRTLNFYTAGTQTLTKSDTLTVVANKYYSVYLANVVAHPDIVIIKDAISQPELGKATIRLVNLSPDVGAVDLVSNNTVLASGMNYKDASAFVSISGNGNYDFEIRQAGTTTVLATLTKAGIYANSVYTVWLQGLKNATDQTKLAAGLQQNVYYY; via the coding sequence ATGAAAAAAATTCAGCAAATTTTTGGAAAGGCAGGCATGATCGGGATGATTTGTTTGCTGACAGCAGCCTTATTCAGCTCATGTTTAAAGCACAACAATAGTGATGATGTGGTTACCCCGGCCGGTTTGATTACGGTCATCAACACCTCGCCCGATGCACCCGCGCAGGATTTTTACCTGAACAACAACAAGGTAAATCTTAACCCAATTGCTTACGGCCATGGCCTCGATTATTCTGGCGCCTACACCGGCAAGCGCACCCTTAATTTTTACACCGCGGGTACCCAAACGCTAACCAAGTCAGACACCCTTACTGTTGTAGCCAACAAGTATTACTCGGTTTACCTGGCCAATGTGGTTGCCCATCCTGATATTGTTATCATTAAGGATGCCATCAGCCAGCCCGAATTAGGTAAGGCCACCATTCGCCTGGTTAACCTAAGTCCGGATGTTGGCGCGGTTGACTTGGTTAGCAACAACACAGTGTTGGCTTCAGGCATGAATTACAAGGATGCTTCGGCCTTTGTAAGCATCAGCGGCAATGGCAACTACGATTTTGAGATACGCCAGGCAGGCACCACCACTGTATTGGCCACCTTAACTAAAGCAGGCATTTACGCCAACTCGGTTTATACCGTTTGGCTGCAGGGTTTAAAAAACGCTACCGATCAAACTAAACTGGCGGCGGGTTTACAGCAAAACGTTTACTACTATTAA
- a CDS encoding EamA family transporter — protein sequence MNSPKPVSPALVVIAYALVYVVWGSTYFFIQMAIHGFPPMLMGATRFLIAGVLMLSWCKIKGDNIWQKKDIVPAGISGLLMLFGSIGIVIWAEQTVPSAMVAIIAATGPIWIVIIDKAHWHINLKSKTTIAGLILGFGGVFLLFGEAVNRSINGLLDKGQITGLILVLFAPIVWSAGGLYSKYKGSNIPARLNTGWQMLIGGIFYIPLAVMHGELNAFHISSIPLKAWLAVAYLVIFGSIVAFSAYVWLLSVKPAAQVSTHAYVNPVIAVILGVLFAHESISLLQLGGLLVILFSVLLVNFSKYSFRKKTAEQFHPDAA from the coding sequence ATGAACAGTCCAAAACCCGTATCGCCAGCCCTTGTTGTTATAGCCTACGCCCTTGTGTATGTGGTTTGGGGCTCTACTTATTTTTTTATACAGATGGCCATCCACGGTTTTCCGCCTATGCTGATGGGCGCTACCCGTTTTTTAATTGCGGGTGTGCTGATGCTAAGCTGGTGTAAAATTAAGGGCGATAATATTTGGCAAAAAAAAGATATTGTTCCGGCCGGTATCAGTGGCTTGCTAATGCTATTTGGTAGTATTGGGATAGTAATATGGGCCGAGCAAACTGTGCCAAGCGCCATGGTGGCCATTATAGCGGCCACCGGGCCTATTTGGATAGTGATAATTGATAAAGCTCACTGGCATATAAACCTAAAAAGTAAAACAACTATAGCCGGGCTTATTTTAGGGTTTGGAGGTGTGTTCCTGTTATTTGGCGAAGCTGTAAATAGATCAATAAACGGCTTATTGGACAAAGGCCAAATAACCGGGTTAATTTTGGTATTATTTGCACCTATAGTATGGTCGGCAGGCGGGTTGTATTCAAAATATAAGGGAAGCAATATCCCCGCCCGGTTAAATACCGGCTGGCAAATGCTTATAGGGGGCATATTTTATATACCACTTGCAGTTATGCATGGCGAATTGAATGCTTTTCACATTAGCAGTATTCCGTTAAAGGCATGGCTGGCTGTGGCTTATTTAGTGATATTTGGTTCAATTGTAGCATTTAGCGCGTATGTTTGGCTTTTATCTGTAAAACCGGCCGCGCAGGTAAGCACCCATGCCTATGTAAACCCTGTAATAGCCGTAATATTGGGCGTATTGTTCGCGCACGAAAGTATCTCGCTGCTGCAACTGGGCGGCTTGTTGGTTATCCTGTTCAGTGTGTTGCTGGTTAACTTCAGCAAATATTCGTTCCGTAAAAAAACTGCCGAACAATTCCACCCGGATGCTGCATAA
- a CDS encoding LytR/AlgR family response regulator transcription factor: MSKVWKTLIIDDEQLARQRLKRLLKPYDELDIIGEAANGADGLEQIQALQPDLIFLDIEMPVLNGFEMLAKLDKQPKVVFTTAYDQYAIKAFEEDSIDYLLKPVEAERLEKTIKKLHQTQQSAPLPLEALMKQLLVKKDIKTLTVKIGDRILLIKLDDILFIGAEDKYVFLHTADGKKHLTDFTISSLEDKLPGQFLRIHRGTIINTDQIKEIRKGFNGALVFYLNHTDAKVTSSRSNGDMLRDRFGI; encoded by the coding sequence ATGAGCAAAGTTTGGAAAACCCTGATCATAGACGACGAGCAACTGGCCCGCCAGCGCCTGAAGCGATTGCTAAAGCCTTACGACGAACTGGACATCATCGGCGAAGCCGCAAACGGCGCCGATGGCCTGGAGCAAATACAGGCCCTGCAACCCGACCTGATCTTTCTTGATATTGAGATGCCGGTATTAAACGGTTTCGAAATGCTGGCCAAACTGGATAAGCAGCCAAAAGTTGTTTTCACCACCGCTTACGATCAGTATGCTATTAAAGCTTTTGAGGAGGATTCCATCGATTACCTGTTGAAACCCGTGGAAGCCGAACGCCTGGAAAAAACCATTAAGAAGCTGCATCAAACCCAACAATCGGCCCCGTTGCCACTGGAGGCATTGATGAAGCAGCTACTGGTGAAAAAGGATATCAAAACCCTCACCGTTAAGATCGGCGACCGCATCCTGCTCATCAAGCTCGATGATATCCTGTTTATCGGTGCCGAGGACAAATACGTTTTCCTGCATACGGCCGATGGCAAAAAGCACTTAACCGATTTTACCATCAGTTCGCTGGAAGATAAGCTGCCCGGGCAATTCCTGCGCATCCATCGCGGTACCATTATCAATACCGATCAAATTAAAGAGATACGCAAGGGCTTTAACGGTGCCCTGGTGTTTTACCTTAACCATACCGATGCCAAAGTAACATCCAGCAGATCCAACGGGGATATGCTGCGCGATAGGTTTGGGATATAG
- a CDS encoding alpha-ketoacid dehydrogenase subunit alpha/beta has translation MIFDRKNLDSNTLLSFYKALLWPRTIEEKMLILLRQGRIGKWFSGIGQEAIAVGATLAMQKDEYILPMHRNLGVFTSRGIPLSRLMAQWQGKPGGFTNGRDRSFHFGSQQHKIIGMISHLGPQLSLADGIALADLLANRKKVTLVFTGEGATSEGDFHEAVNIAAVWNLPVIFLIENNGYALSTPISEQFKCSSLAGKAAGYGIEGRTVDGNNILEVYHAVNELATSMRETPRPVLLECITFRMRGHEEASGTKYVSPQLIEEWAAKDPVKSFEQYLVNEYILREEWIPYLKNEFAPLIDKEIESAFREREIHANAAREVADMFMPHIQPRIKKPTNFTSKRFIDAISDALRQSMNKYNNLVLLGQDIAEYGGAFKITDGMVQKFGKERVRNTPLCESGIVGTAMGLALNGYKAVMEMQFADFVTEGFNQIVNNLAKTHYRWGQNVDVVIRMPTGAGTGAGPFHSQSNEAWFTKTPGLKIVYPAFPADAKGLLMAAIEDPNPVMYFEHKYLYRSLSGDVPDDDHLIEIGKANIVRQGTQASIITYGLAVHWALEWAEKHKQYSVEIVDLRSLQPWDKQAVEDSVRKTGRVLVLHEDTLTSGFGGEIAAHIAEHCFYHLDAPVMRCASLDTAIPMNIVLENDFLAKARLDETMQRLLSC, from the coding sequence ATGATTTTTGACAGAAAAAATCTCGATTCAAACACCCTTTTGTCTTTTTATAAGGCGCTTTTGTGGCCCCGCACTATCGAAGAAAAAATGCTGATCCTGCTGCGCCAGGGCCGTATTGGCAAGTGGTTTTCGGGGATAGGCCAGGAGGCTATTGCCGTGGGCGCTACGCTGGCCATGCAAAAAGATGAGTATATTTTACCCATGCACCGCAACCTTGGCGTGTTCACCTCGCGGGGCATCCCGCTGTCGCGCTTAATGGCACAGTGGCAGGGCAAACCCGGCGGCTTTACCAATGGGCGCGACCGCTCCTTTCACTTCGGTTCGCAGCAGCATAAGATCATCGGGATGATATCCCACTTAGGCCCGCAACTGTCGCTGGCCGATGGTATTGCTTTGGCCGATCTGCTGGCCAACCGAAAAAAGGTAACGCTGGTGTTTACCGGCGAAGGCGCCACCAGCGAAGGTGATTTTCACGAAGCCGTAAACATTGCCGCCGTGTGGAACCTGCCGGTCATTTTTTTGATAGAAAATAATGGTTACGCGTTGTCGACACCCATCAGCGAGCAGTTTAAATGCAGCAGCCTGGCCGGTAAGGCCGCCGGCTACGGCATTGAGGGCCGCACGGTTGACGGCAACAACATACTGGAAGTTTACCATGCGGTAAACGAACTGGCCACCTCCATGCGCGAAACACCGCGGCCGGTTTTGTTAGAATGCATCACTTTCCGTATGCGCGGGCACGAGGAGGCATCGGGCACCAAATATGTATCGCCACAGTTGATTGAAGAATGGGCCGCCAAAGACCCGGTGAAAAGCTTTGAACAATACCTGGTGAACGAATACATTTTGCGCGAGGAATGGATCCCGTACCTGAAGAATGAGTTCGCGCCGCTGATTGATAAGGAAATTGAATCGGCCTTCCGTGAGCGGGAAATACATGCCAATGCCGCGCGCGAAGTGGCCGACATGTTTATGCCACACATACAGCCACGCATAAAAAAGCCCACCAACTTTACCAGCAAGCGTTTTATTGATGCCATTAGCGATGCGCTGCGCCAAAGCATGAACAAGTACAACAACCTTGTATTGCTTGGCCAGGACATTGCCGAATACGGCGGCGCCTTTAAAATTACCGACGGCATGGTGCAAAAGTTTGGCAAGGAGCGTGTGCGCAACACGCCACTTTGCGAATCGGGCATTGTAGGTACGGCAATGGGGCTGGCACTGAACGGCTATAAGGCCGTAATGGAAATGCAGTTTGCCGATTTTGTAACCGAGGGTTTTAACCAGATAGTCAACAACCTGGCTAAAACGCATTACCGTTGGGGGCAAAATGTCGACGTGGTGATCCGTATGCCTACGGGCGCGGGTACCGGCGCGGGGCCGTTCCACTCGCAAAGTAACGAGGCCTGGTTTACCAAAACCCCTGGACTAAAGATAGTATACCCCGCCTTCCCTGCCGATGCCAAGGGCTTGCTGATGGCGGCCATTGAAGACCCGAACCCGGTAATGTACTTTGAGCATAAATATCTGTACCGCAGCCTGAGCGGCGATGTGCCCGACGATGACCACCTGATTGAGATAGGCAAGGCTAACATTGTGCGACAAGGCACACAAGCCAGCATCATTACCTACGGACTGGCCGTGCACTGGGCTTTGGAATGGGCCGAAAAGCATAAACAGTATTCGGTAGAGATCGTCGACCTGCGCAGTTTGCAGCCATGGGATAAACAGGCGGTGGAAGACAGCGTGCGCAAAACCGGCCGCGTACTGGTACTGCACGAGGATACGCTAACCAGCGGATTCGGCGGTGAGATTGCCGCGCACATTGCCGAGCATTGCTTTTATCACCTCGACGCCCCGGTGATGCGCTGCGCCAGCCTGGATACCGCCATCCCGATGAATATTGTTTTGGAGAACGATTTTTTGGCTAAGGCAAGATTGGATGAAACGATGCAGCGTTTGCTGAGTTGCTGA
- a CDS encoding class I SAM-dependent methyltransferase, which translates to MSTLDDSGAIFRYHRDMAALHGADSSYALGWRSDHDQQIRFVALAKIAPLNGKTILDAGCGYADLFSYLRDRFAITHYYGVEQIPELVDIAISRYGHLPNARFISGSFLSRELPVCDYVFASGSLNYSSSDPAFIYKAISKLYNYCSEGLAFNLLSTVSAPGFLTAYAPEDILAYCRTLSRRVTLDDSYAAEDFTVFMYK; encoded by the coding sequence ATGAGTACACTCGACGACTCTGGCGCGATATTTCGTTATCACCGGGATATGGCGGCTTTACATGGTGCAGATAGTAGTTATGCGTTGGGCTGGCGCAGCGATCATGATCAGCAGATAAGGTTTGTTGCATTAGCCAAGATCGCCCCGCTTAATGGCAAGACCATACTGGATGCAGGCTGCGGCTATGCCGACCTGTTCAGCTACCTGCGCGATCGCTTTGCCATTACCCATTATTACGGTGTTGAACAAATCCCCGAATTAGTGGATATCGCTATCAGCCGTTACGGCCATTTGCCCAATGCGCGTTTTATATCCGGAAGCTTTTTAAGCCGGGAATTGCCTGTATGTGATTATGTTTTTGCCAGCGGATCGCTCAACTACAGCAGCAGCGACCCCGCCTTTATCTATAAAGCCATCAGCAAGCTTTACAATTACTGCAGCGAAGGCCTGGCCTTTAACCTGCTCAGCACTGTTTCGGCTCCGGGATTTTTAACAGCTTATGCGCCGGAGGATATTCTTGCTTATTGCCGCACTTTGAGCCGTCGGGTTACGTTGGATGATTCGTACGCGGCTGAGGATTTTACTGTGTTTATGTACAAGTAA
- a CDS encoding tetratricopeptide repeat protein → MAQQTVTQLHARLASGADSDKIQTCLAISKIYAEAQPDSAVDYCNRAMRLAQKQNNRRDEALILLELGRINELHHHADLARRFTNEALSIFRTLHQPDGIAMAYDQLGLLDGLQKDITSATTDMAKAMKFYEDSHDTSGILETYHGMGAVYEQKGEIEKALTYYLRALVQYEHRAIKPEAYFVLLERIGHLYVQKGDSKTALRYLEEGVRNSNIQKDRDTEITLLDEEGKVFEKEGERVRALSAYKQALQEAKKYNRPQEEAQALINIAGILKKQNAQQSLADLKQALKIASDLHQPKLEANIYQALASVYQQQKDYKEAMEALEEHHRLLDSLLGADTTKDIAELDSSYALESQREKVGQLQQVNKKESNEISLGIVILAAALVILVLLYFYARKVNRLNRELQASNKIKDTLFSVIGHDLKGPAGSAAQLFGMMEDGDFSEEELRVMLSELRAQTTASFDLLNSLFEWGRSQLQGVRVQPEVLNSKSIINKNITLLSQQAGLKNINITDDTPADTKVFADPNHFDFIIRNLLSNAIKFTYIGGHIFISSTENDKEMIFGVRDTGIGISELQQKAFLKSNLSVSFGTGGEKGSGLGLLLIKEFMIANHGRIWLQSKEGEGTTFYFSFPKK, encoded by the coding sequence ATGGCACAGCAAACGGTAACCCAATTACATGCCCGCTTAGCATCGGGCGCGGATAGCGATAAGATACAAACCTGCCTGGCCATCAGTAAAATTTATGCTGAAGCCCAACCCGATTCGGCCGTTGATTATTGCAACCGGGCCATGCGGCTTGCGCAAAAGCAAAACAACCGCCGCGATGAAGCCCTGATACTGCTTGAACTGGGCCGCATTAACGAACTGCACCACCACGCCGACCTGGCCCGCCGCTTCACCAACGAGGCGCTTTCAATATTCCGTACGCTGCACCAACCCGATGGTATTGCCATGGCTTACGATCAGTTGGGCTTGCTGGATGGCCTGCAAAAAGATATCACATCGGCCACTACGGATATGGCCAAGGCCATGAAGTTTTACGAGGATTCGCACGATACATCGGGGATACTGGAAACTTATCACGGCATGGGCGCCGTTTACGAGCAAAAAGGCGAAATAGAAAAAGCGCTCACCTATTACCTGCGCGCCCTGGTGCAGTACGAGCACCGCGCCATTAAACCCGAAGCTTATTTTGTGCTGCTGGAACGCATTGGCCATTTATATGTGCAGAAAGGCGACAGCAAAACTGCGCTGCGTTACCTGGAGGAAGGTGTGCGCAACAGCAATATACAAAAAGACCGCGACACCGAAATTACCCTGCTTGATGAAGAGGGCAAAGTTTTTGAAAAAGAGGGCGAAAGGGTGCGCGCGCTATCTGCCTATAAACAAGCGCTGCAGGAAGCCAAAAAATATAACCGCCCACAGGAAGAAGCGCAGGCCCTGATCAACATTGCCGGCATACTGAAAAAGCAAAACGCCCAACAAAGCCTGGCCGATTTAAAGCAAGCCCTAAAAATTGCCAGCGACCTGCACCAACCCAAACTGGAGGCCAATATTTACCAGGCACTGGCATCGGTTTACCAACAGCAAAAAGATTATAAAGAGGCGATGGAGGCGCTGGAAGAGCATCACCGCCTGCTGGACAGCCTGCTGGGGGCCGATACCACCAAGGATATTGCCGAGTTAGACAGCAGCTACGCCCTCGAGAGTCAACGCGAAAAGGTGGGGCAACTACAACAGGTAAATAAAAAGGAAAGCAATGAAATTAGCCTGGGCATTGTGATACTGGCCGCCGCGCTGGTGATCCTGGTATTACTGTATTTCTACGCGCGCAAGGTAAACCGCCTTAACCGCGAGTTGCAGGCATCAAACAAAATAAAGGACACGCTATTTTCAGTCATCGGGCACGATTTGAAAGGGCCGGCCGGAAGCGCCGCTCAATTGTTCGGCATGATGGAGGATGGCGATTTTAGCGAGGAGGAACTGCGGGTGATGTTATCCGAATTGCGGGCGCAAACCACCGCGTCGTTCGATTTGCTGAACTCGCTGTTTGAATGGGGGCGATCGCAATTGCAAGGGGTACGCGTACAGCCCGAAGTGCTGAACAGCAAATCCATCATCAACAAAAACATTACCCTGTTATCGCAACAGGCGGGTTTAAAAAACATCAACATAACTGATGATACGCCTGCCGACACTAAAGTATTTGCCGACCCTAACCATTTTGATTTCATTATCCGCAACCTGTTATCAAACGCCATTAAATTTACTTACATCGGCGGGCATATCTTTATCAGCTCGACCGAAAACGATAAGGAAATGATATTTGGCGTGCGCGATACCGGCATAGGCATTAGCGAGTTGCAACAAAAGGCATTTTTAAAAAGTAACCTGAGCGTAAGCTTCGGCACCGGCGGCGAAAAAGGCAGCGGCCTGGGGCTGCTGCTGATCAAAGAGTTTATGATTGCCAACCACGGCCGCATCTGGCTGCAAAGCAAGGAGGGCGAGGGTACTACGTTTTATTTTTCGTTTCCGAAGAAGTAG